A window of the Oncorhynchus kisutch isolate 150728-3 linkage group LG12, Okis_V2, whole genome shotgun sequence genome harbors these coding sequences:
- the LOC109900534 gene encoding XK-related protein 5 gives MINAGPVDRVMPSAARSGCWIAWCQAILFGVSGLVILAERTSLIYCIGFYLWNEETQWAGLTLALLLPGILVQVLSLRWYHDDGEDHYWFLTLTHVLQLGIFQRLWDCMVSVWDMQGTAGELGAAVMQQADVSALRLLEALVLTLPQTLLQTYVLAVTDVELDSPVAACAGLCLLSLSWALVLFSRACCLIRPGHLAMPPAALLCQLLWRAGMLGARVASLMSFARYFHWWTCGVAGFHWLTASFWLVAQQPDICTGPWRWRLFNAVLGLVHIFLFLNVKEGPSRFRMAGFYLAMLLENATLLVAASDFLSEKSWDSITLPTIVLCSFLLGTTSLVLYYRFLHPKSTEITQGKGQRLGHHNHHMGSTCLEGLERGETSYSLGGGCGVKSLPQAAPSSLHNHGSFSLSGVAGSLLEHPGSCGPRLGNSCPCRHHHWLLIRLALKTGDLGKINCAYGSGGVAAILEVDESYCNSEAKSTGGGGTTTAGGGSCDGVSGASGTSVSESQGMKGGLVPLSDCKEEFQSASDEPTSAETPSEGEEESKDSLEDMESPLESPVSDSFKRSSPEGKLLFRKSPEPYFCPNTTLSSTTLYFSADPQSPSSTSNPHLDRVSPPMGMAGLSFIPSNPAHRDMTGLQMGRLGPCYTSTPKLDSGAQGDSPPSIPHLSGPRRQLILSRRDQDDGF, from the exons ATGATAAACGCTGGGCCCGTTGACCGTGTGATGCCCTCCGCGGCTCGGAGCGGGTGTTGGATAGCATGGTGCCAAGCTATCCTTTTCGGTGTGTCGGGGCTGGTGATACTGGCCGAAAGAACCTCGC TGATCTACTGCATAGGATTCTACCTATGGAATGAGGAAACGCAGTGGGCGGGGTTGACCCTCGCCCTCCTGTTGCCAGGGATACTGGTCCAGGTGTTGAGTCTCAGGTGGTACCATGACGATGGGGAAGACCACTATTGGTTCCTGACCCTCACACACGTGTTGCAACTGGGCATCTTCCAACG GTTGTGGGACtgcatggtgtctgtatgggacaTGCAGGGCACTGCGGGGGAGCTGGGGGCAGCTGTGATGCAGCAGGCTGATGTGTCCGCTCTCCGCCTGTTGGAGGCCCTGGTCCTCACCCTACCGCAGACCCTGCTGCAGACCTACGTCCTGGCCGTCACTGACGTTGAACTCGACTCCCCGG TGGCGGCATGCGCCGGCCTGTGCCTGCTGTCGCTGTCGTGGGCGCTGGTGCTGTTCAGCCGGGCGTGCTGCCTGATCCGCCCGGGGCACCTGGCCATGCCCCCGGCCGCCCTGCTGTGCCAGCTGCTGTGGAGGGCGGGCATGCTGGGTGCCCGGGTGGCAAGCCTCATGTCTTTCGCCCGCTACTTCCACTGGTGGACCTGCGGAGTggcag GCTTCCACTGGCTCACAGCGTCTTTCTGGCTGGTCGCCCAGCAACCCGATATCTGCACTGGCCCGTGGCGCTGGCGGCTGTTCAACGCTGTGCTGGGATTAGTCcacatcttcctcttcctcaatgTCAAAGAAGGCCCCTCGCGCTTTCGCATGGCCGGCTTCTACCTG GCCATGCTACTGGAGAATGCCACACTACTAGTGGCAGCGTCAGACTTCCTCAGTGAGAAATCATGGGATAGCATAACCCTCCCTACTATCGTGCTGTGCAGCTTCCTGCTTG GCACCACCTCTCTGGTCCTGTACTACCGCTTCCTCCACCCCAAGTCCACCGAGATCACCCAGGGCAAGGGCCAGCGCTTGggccaccacaaccaccacatgGGCTCCACCTGTCTAGAGGGCCTGGAGCGGGGCGAGACTTCCTACTCCCTGGGGGGTGGTTGTGGTGTCAAGAGCCTCCCCCAGGCTGCCCCCTCCTCCCTGCATAACCACGGCAGCTTCTCCCTCTCAGGCGTGGCCGGCTCCCTCCTGGAGCATCCTGGGAGTTGTGGTCCCAGGCTGGGTAACTCGTGTCCCTGCCGCCACCACCACTGGCTCCTGATTCGCTTGGCACTAAAAACCGGTGACTTGGGGAAGATTAACTGCGCCTATGGTTCCGGCGGTGTGGCGGCCATCTTGGAAGTGGACGAGTCCTATTGTAACTCTGAGGCCAAGAGTACGGGCGGCGGCGGGACGACCACAGCAGGCGGCGGCAGCTGCGACGGGGTCTCCGGGGCTTCCGGGACCTCAGTGTCTGAATCACAGGGAATGAAGGGGGGCTTGGTGCCCCTCTCGGACTGCAAGGAGGAGTTCCAGAGCGCTAGCGATGAGCCCACGTCAGCCGAGACGCCCAGCGAGGGCGAGGAGGAGAGCAAGGACAGCCTGGAGGACATGGAGAGCCCACTGGAGTCACCGGTTTCTGACTCCTTCAAGCGTAGCTCACCCGAGGGCAAATTGTTGTTTAGGAAAAGCCCCGAGCCCTATTTCTGCCCTAACACTACCCTGTCCAGCACCACACTGTACTTCAGTGCCGACCCCCAGTCCCCCAGCAGCACCAGCAACCCCCACCTGGACCGGGTCAGCCCCCCCATGGGCATGGCAGGCCTTAGCTTCATCCCCAGCAACCCCGCCCATAGGGACATGACAGGCCTGCAGATGGGTCGATTGGGTCCGTGCTACACCTCAACACCCAAACTGGACTCTGGGGCGCAGGGGGACTCACCGCCTAGCATCCCCCATCTGAGTGGTCCCAGGAGGCAGCTGATACTGTCACGCCGAGACCAGGATGATGGATTTTAG